Proteins co-encoded in one Artemia franciscana chromosome 10, ASM3288406v1, whole genome shotgun sequence genomic window:
- the LOC136031831 gene encoding achaete-scute homolog 1b-like, translating into MATTVGYSISHLQSQQSYSSVQSPRSSPEKPSVMNQLPESGSNCKRRIQFSSLGYVLPSGPGASVVRRNARERNRVKQVNQGFAILRQQIPASIANSRCENGSKRPGRSRKISKVETLRCAVEYIRALEQILRDDGDFETKSTESQSSYNLSPDYTCDPSSPAPSYSSDASSQRTGSLWEMHSNEEKMKTEIYNPSDDELLDAITWWQQSQ; encoded by the coding sequence ATGGCAACAACTGTAGGATATTCAATTTCTCACCTACAGTCTCAGCAGAGTTATTCATCAGTTCAGTCACCTCGGAGTAGTCCAGAAAAACCAAGTGTCATGAATCAGTTACCAGAATCCGGTTCAAACTGTAAGCGTAGAATTCAATTTTCTTCACTAGGGTATGTTTTACCCTCAGGACCCGGCGCTTCTGTTGTACGGAGAAATGCCAGGGAAAGGAACAGGGTGAAGCAAGTTAACCAAGGTTTTGCTATATTAAGGCAACAGATCCCTGCATCAATAGCAAATAGCCGATGTGAAAATGGATCTAAAAGACCTGGCCGCTCTAGAAAAATCAGTAAAGTAGAAACACTTCGATGTGCAGTCGAATATATTCGGGCCCTCGAGCAAATTTTGAGAGATGATGGGGACTTCGAAACCAAATCAACAGAAAGCCAAAGCTCTTACAATCTTTCACCGGATTATACATGTGACCCTTCATCACCGGCACCATCCTACTCAAGTGATGCCTCTTCACAAAGAACTGGATCGCTGTGGGAGATGCACTCTaacgaagaaaaaatgaaaacggaAATCTATAACCCTTCCGATGATGAACTCCTAGATGCAATTACTTGGTGGCAGCAAAGTCAATAA